Proteins found in one Camelus bactrianus isolate YW-2024 breed Bactrian camel chromosome X, ASM4877302v1, whole genome shotgun sequence genomic segment:
- the IRS4 gene encoding insulin receptor substrate 4 isoform X1: MASCSFARDQATRRLRAAAAATAAALAAVATTPLLSSGTPTALIGSGSSCPGAMWLSTATGSRSDSESDEEDLPVGDEVCKRGYLRKQKHGHRRYFVLKLETADAPARLEYYENARKFRHSVRAAAAAAAAAASGAAVPALIPPRRVITLYQCFSVSQRADARYRHLIALFTQDEYFAMVAENESEQESWYLLLSRLILESKRRRCGTPGAQPDGEPAALAAAAAAEPPFYKDVWQVIVKPRGLGHRKELSGVFRLCLTDEEVVFVRLNTEVASVVVQLLSIRRCGHSEQYFFLEVGRSTVIGPGELWMQVDDCVVAQNMHELFLEKMRALCADEYRARCRSYSISIGAHLLTLLSARRHLDMLPLEPSGWLRRSRFEQFCHLRAIGDGEDEMLLTRRCITPSEPVPPSRRGRLHLPRTRRSRRAISVPAGFFRRLAPSPVRAPHPEAPNEGTCLSSEASGSGSGNSGEEGSPQGKEDQEGNRGDYMPMNNWGSGNGRGSGGGQGSSGQGSSSQSSGGNQCSGRGHGSGSGQGSSGSQGSSGQGSRGQGAGGNQCSGDGQGTTGGHGSGSGQGAGGGHGSGRGQGPGDGHGSGGGKNSGGGKGSGSGKGSDGDGERGKSLKKRSYFGKLTQSKQQQMPPPLPPPPPPPPVAATGGKGKSGGRFRLYFCADRGATKERKEAKEVKDTETPEGAARGPYRARAFDEDEDDPYVPMRPGVAAPLASSSDYMPMAPQNVSSSKKRHSRSPFEDSRGYMMMFPRVSPPPAPSPPKVPDPDKEDDSKDNDSDSDYMFMAPGAGAIPKNPRSPQGGSSSKSWSSYFSLPNPFRSSPLGRSDHSEYVPMLPGKFLGKGLDKEASSTGGPEDVASKPSVAGSFSKPRDGGSPSKPSGDGPPKNKAKRPNRLSFITKGNKIKPKPQKPTHEQKEVDSASDYVNIDFPKRDRNTPAPRIQRLPDLWGIIADPRQFAFSNYVNVKFGVPFPNPANDLSDLLRAIPGANPFSLDGARWPLPPLPPSATGNDANEEEGDYIEVIFNPAMTPAVPFADSAIRYDAETGRIYVVDPFSECCMDISLSPSRCSEPPPVARLLLEGQLERRRPQSRSQSFSASARAAVSAFPTDNLERDLSASFASAATAAPALPVGRALAAASALVAAPGIGAAAAGLEAAAGFDSASARWFQPVANAAGAEAVRGPRDAAGGSNPRAPNPSADSAGGENGAGGAAAAAAAPPPSPGRGRVRSPLERDDSDNDDKYVRMDFARPDNKKFDSPQRDFLSIPSQNRCRHEEKHI, from the exons ATGGCGAGTTGCTCCTTCGCTCGCGACCAGGCGACAAGGAGGCTGAGAGCGGCAGCAGCGGCAACGGCGGCAGCTCTAGCTGCGGTGGCGACCACCCCACTTCTTTCCTCGGGAACCCCGACCGCACTCATTGGGTCCGGGTCGTCTTGTCCGGGAGCCATGTGGCTCTCCACGGCCACTGGCTCCCGGTCAGACTCCGAGTCCGATGAGGAGGACCTCCCCGTCGGGGACGAAGTCTGCAAACGCGGCTACCTGCGGAAGCAGAAGCATGGGCACAGGCGCTACTTCGTGCTCAAACTCGAGACCGCCGACGCCCCAGCTCGGCTGGAATACTACGAAAATGCCAGGAAGTTCCGGCACAGTGTCCGCGCCGCggcggctgcagcggcggcggccgCCTCTGGCGCCGCGGTCCCCGCGCTCATCCCACCGCGGCGCGTGATTACCCTGTACCAGTGCTTCTCTGTGAGCCAGCGGGCCGACGCAAGGTACCGACACCTCATCGCTCTTTTCACCCAGGACGAGTACTTCGCTATGGTGGCCGAGAACGAGTCGGAGCAAGAGAGCTGGTACTTGCTGCTCAGCCGCCTCATCCTCGAGAGCAAGCGCCGCCGCTGCGGCACGCCCGGCGCGCAGCCGGATGGAGAACCGGCGGCGCTggcggctgcagcggcggcggAGCCACCCTTCTACAAAGATGTGTGGCAGGTAATAGTCAaacccagggggctggggcacagGAAAGAGCTGAGCGGCGTGTTCCGGCTATGTCTTACCGACGAGGAGGTTGTGTTTGTGAGGCTAAATACCGAAGTGGCCAGCGTGGTCGTCCAGCTCCTGAGCATCCGTCGCTGCGGGCACTCGGAGCAGTATTTCTTCTTGGAAGTCGGCAGGTCCACCGTCATCGGCCCAGGAGAGCTCTGGATGCAGGTCGATGACTGTGTGGTGGCCCAAAACATGCACGAGCTATTTTTGGAGAAGATGAGAGCCTTGTGTGCAGACGAATACAGAGCCCGCTGCCGCAGCTACAGCATCAGCATCGGCGCCCACCTGTTAACCCTGCTGTCCGCTAGGAGGCACCTGGACATGCTGCCGCTGGAACCCAGCGGCTGGCTCAGAAGGTCCCGCTTTGAGCAGTTTTGCCACCTCAGAGCCATCGGTGACGGGGAAGACGAGATGCTCCTCACCAGGCGCTGCATAACACCCAGTGAGCCTGTGCCCCCTTCCAGGCGAGGAAGACTGCACCTGCCCAGAACGCGCAGGTCCAGGAGAGCAATTTCAGTGCCAGCTGGCTTTTTTCGGCGCTTAGCACCCAGCCCTGTGCGTGCCCCGCACCCAGAAGCCCCCAACGAGGGAACTTGCCTGTCTTCTGAAGCATCTGGTTCCGGCTCTGGCAACTCTGGGGAAGAAGGCAGTCCTCAGGGCAAAGAGGATCAGGAAGGAAACAGAGGCGACTATATGCCCATGAACAACTGGGGCTCAGGAAATGGCCGAGGCTCAGGAGGTGGACAGGGTTCGAGTGGCCAAGGCTCCAGTAGCCAGAGCTCAGGAGGAAACCAGTGCTCAGGCAGGGGGCACGGCTCTGGAAGTGGCCAGGGCTCAAGTGGCAGCCAGGGCTCAAGTGGCCAGGGATCCAGGGGCCAAGGTGCAGGAGGAAACCAGTGCTCAGGAGATGGCCAGGGTACCACCGGTGGGCACGGCTCAGGCAGTGGTCAGGGAGCTGGAGGTGGACACGGCTCAGGCCGTGGCCAGGGGCCTGGAGATGGTCATGGCTCAGGTGGTGGCAAGAACTCTGGTGGGGGCAAAGGCTCAGGAAGTGGCAAAGGCTCGGATGGCGATGGTGAACGTGGGAAATCTCTGAAGAAAAGATCCTACTTTGGCAAATTAACTCAGAGCAAGCAACAGCAAATGCCACCACCTCTaccacctccccctccacccccgccaGTTGCAGCAACTGGTGGGAAAGGGAAGTCTGGAGGAAGGTTCCGACTTTATTTCTGTGCCGACAGAGGAGCCACAAAAGAACGCAAAGAAGCCAAAGAAGTTAAAGACACAGAGACCCCAGAAGGTGCAGCTCGGGGTCCTTACAGAGCCAGAGCTTTTGATGAAGATGAGGATGACCCATATGTGCCAATGAGGCCAGGGGTGGCTGCCCCTCTCGCAAGCTCCAGTGATTATATGCCAATGGCTCCTCAAAATGTCTCTTCTTCGAAAAAGCGCCACTCTCGATCACCTTTTGAAGATTCGAGGGGTTACATGATGATGTTTCCCAGAGTGAGCCCACCACCTGCCCCAAGCCCTCCAAAAGTCCCTGATCCTGATAAAGAGGATGACTCAAAGGACAATGACAGTGACAGTGACTACATGTTTATGGCTCCTGGAGCTGGTGCAATTCCAAAAAACCCCAGAAGTCCCCAGGGAGGCTCTTCCTCCAAAAGTTGGAGCTCCTACTTCTCTCTGCCAAATCCTTTTCGGAGCTCCCCGCTGGGACGGAGTGACCACAGTGAGTATGTACCAATGTTACCTGGAAAATTCCTGGGGAAGGGCCTTGACAAAGAAGCCTCATCTACCGGTGGCCCCGAAGATGTAGCTTCAAAGCCTTCAGTTGCGGGGTCATTCTCAAAGCCTAGAGACGGAGGATCACCTTCAAAGCCTTCAGGTGATGGGCCCCCCAAGAACAAGGCTAAGAGACCTAACCGACTTTCTTTtattacaaaaggaaataaaatcaagcCAAAACCAcaaaagcccacacatgagcagAAAGAAGTTGACAGTGCTAGCGACTACGTCAACATTGACTTCCCCAAGAGAGACAGGAATACGCCAGCTCCTCGTATTCAAAGACTGCCAGATTTGTGGGGCATAATTGCCGACCCCAGACAGTTCGCCTTTTCTAATTACGTGAATGTGAAGTTCGGAGTGCCATTTCCAAATCCAGCAAACGACCTCTCAGATCTTTTAAGAGCTATTCCAGGTGCCAACCCCTTCTCTCTGGACGGTGCTAGGTGGCCACTTCCGCCTCTTCCTCCCAGTGCTACAGGTAATGATGCTAATGAGGAAGAAGGTGACTACATTGAAGTGATTTTCAACCCAGCGATGACACCAGCCGTGCCTTTTGCTGACAGTGCCATTCGCTACGATGCTGAAACAGGTCGAATCTACGTGGTCGACCCATTTTCGGAGTGCTGTATGGACATTTCTCTCTCCCCTAGCCGCTGCTCGGAGCCACCACCTGTAGCTAGGCTGCTGTTGGAAGGACAGCTAGAGAGAAGACGCCCTCAAAGCCGCTCGCAAAGTTTCTCTGCATCCGCCAGAGCCGCTGTCTCGGCTTTCCCAACCGACAACCTGGAGAGAGATCTCTCCGCCTCCTTCGCATCGGCGGCGACCGCCGCGCCAGCCTTACCCGTGGGCCGGGCTTTAGCCGCCGCCTCCGCCCTCGTCGCGGCCCCGGGCATCGGCGCAGCGGCTGCGGGCTTGGAGGCCGCTGCTGGATTTGACTCCGCCTCTGCCCGCTGGTTCCAACCTGTTGCGAATGCTGCGGGTGCCGAAGCGGTAAGGGGGCCCCGAGACGCTGCGGGTGGCTCGAACCCTAGAGCCCCAAACCCATCGGCAGACTCTGCCGGAGGTGAGAATGGGGCCGGCGGGGCTGCCGCTGCAGCTGCCGCTCCCCCTCCATCGCCTGGCCGCGGCCGGGTGCGGAGCCCCCTAGAGCGAGACGATTCTGACAACGACGACAAGTACGTGAGGATGGACTTTGCCAGACCTGACAACAAGAAGTTCGACTCTCCCCAAAGAG ATTTTTTGAGCATTCCGTCACAAAACCGTTGCCGCCATGAGGAGAAGCATATTTga
- the IRS4 gene encoding insulin receptor substrate 4 isoform X2, with product MASCSFARDQATRRLRAAAAATAAALAAVATTPLLSSGTPTALIGSGSSCPGAMWLSTATGSRSDSESDEEDLPVGDEVCKRGYLRKQKHGHRRYFVLKLETADAPARLEYYENARKFRHSVRAAAAAAAAAASGAAVPALIPPRRVITLYQCFSVSQRADARYRHLIALFTQDEYFAMVAENESEQESWYLLLSRLILESKRRRCGTPGAQPDGEPAALAAAAAAEPPFYKDVWQVIVKPRGLGHRKELSGVFRLCLTDEEVVFVRLNTEVASVVVQLLSIRRCGHSEQYFFLEVGRSTVIGPGELWMQVDDCVVAQNMHELFLEKMRALCADEYRARCRSYSISIGAHLLTLLSARRHLDMLPLEPSGWLRRSRFEQFCHLRAIGDGEDEMLLTRRCITPSEPVPPSRRGRLHLPRTRRSRRAISVPAGFFRRLAPSPVRAPHPEAPNEGTCLSSEASGSGSGNSGEEGSPQGKEDQEGNRGDYMPMNNWGSGNGRGSGGGQGSSGQGSSSQSSGGNQCSGRGHGSGSGQGSSGSQGSSGQGSRGQGAGGNQCSGDGQGTTGGHGSGSGQGAGGGHGSGRGQGPGDGHGSGGGKNSGGGKGSGSGKGSDGDGERGKSLKKRSYFGKLTQSKQQQMPPPLPPPPPPPPVAATGGKGKSGGRFRLYFCADRGATKERKEAKEVKDTETPEGAARGPYRARAFDEDEDDPYVPMRPGVAAPLASSSDYMPMAPQNVSSSKKRHSRSPFEDSRGYMMMFPRVSPPPAPSPPKVPDPDKEDDSKDNDSDSDYMFMAPGAGAIPKNPRSPQGGSSSKSWSSYFSLPNPFRSSPLGRSDHSEYVPMLPGKFLGKGLDKEASSTGGPEDVASKPSVAGSFSKPRDGGSPSKPSGDGPPKNKAKRPNRLSFITKGNKIKPKPQKPTHEQKEVDSASDYVNIDFPKRDRNTPAPRIQRLPDLWGIIADPRQFAFSNYVNVKFGVPFPNPANDLSDLLRAIPGANPFSLDGARWPLPPLPPSATGNDANEEEGDYIEVIFNPAMTPAVPFADSAIRYDAETGRIYVVDPFSECCMDISLSPSRCSEPPPVARLLLEGQLERRRPQSRSQSFSASARAAVSAFPTDNLERDLSASFASAATAAPALPVGRALAAASALVAAPGIGAAAAGLEAAAGFDSASARWFQPVANAAGAEAVRGPRDAAGGSNPRAPNPSADSAGGENGAGGAAAAAAAPPPSPGRGRVRSPLERDDSDNDDKYVRMDFARPDNKKFDSPQRE from the exons ATGGCGAGTTGCTCCTTCGCTCGCGACCAGGCGACAAGGAGGCTGAGAGCGGCAGCAGCGGCAACGGCGGCAGCTCTAGCTGCGGTGGCGACCACCCCACTTCTTTCCTCGGGAACCCCGACCGCACTCATTGGGTCCGGGTCGTCTTGTCCGGGAGCCATGTGGCTCTCCACGGCCACTGGCTCCCGGTCAGACTCCGAGTCCGATGAGGAGGACCTCCCCGTCGGGGACGAAGTCTGCAAACGCGGCTACCTGCGGAAGCAGAAGCATGGGCACAGGCGCTACTTCGTGCTCAAACTCGAGACCGCCGACGCCCCAGCTCGGCTGGAATACTACGAAAATGCCAGGAAGTTCCGGCACAGTGTCCGCGCCGCggcggctgcagcggcggcggccgCCTCTGGCGCCGCGGTCCCCGCGCTCATCCCACCGCGGCGCGTGATTACCCTGTACCAGTGCTTCTCTGTGAGCCAGCGGGCCGACGCAAGGTACCGACACCTCATCGCTCTTTTCACCCAGGACGAGTACTTCGCTATGGTGGCCGAGAACGAGTCGGAGCAAGAGAGCTGGTACTTGCTGCTCAGCCGCCTCATCCTCGAGAGCAAGCGCCGCCGCTGCGGCACGCCCGGCGCGCAGCCGGATGGAGAACCGGCGGCGCTggcggctgcagcggcggcggAGCCACCCTTCTACAAAGATGTGTGGCAGGTAATAGTCAaacccagggggctggggcacagGAAAGAGCTGAGCGGCGTGTTCCGGCTATGTCTTACCGACGAGGAGGTTGTGTTTGTGAGGCTAAATACCGAAGTGGCCAGCGTGGTCGTCCAGCTCCTGAGCATCCGTCGCTGCGGGCACTCGGAGCAGTATTTCTTCTTGGAAGTCGGCAGGTCCACCGTCATCGGCCCAGGAGAGCTCTGGATGCAGGTCGATGACTGTGTGGTGGCCCAAAACATGCACGAGCTATTTTTGGAGAAGATGAGAGCCTTGTGTGCAGACGAATACAGAGCCCGCTGCCGCAGCTACAGCATCAGCATCGGCGCCCACCTGTTAACCCTGCTGTCCGCTAGGAGGCACCTGGACATGCTGCCGCTGGAACCCAGCGGCTGGCTCAGAAGGTCCCGCTTTGAGCAGTTTTGCCACCTCAGAGCCATCGGTGACGGGGAAGACGAGATGCTCCTCACCAGGCGCTGCATAACACCCAGTGAGCCTGTGCCCCCTTCCAGGCGAGGAAGACTGCACCTGCCCAGAACGCGCAGGTCCAGGAGAGCAATTTCAGTGCCAGCTGGCTTTTTTCGGCGCTTAGCACCCAGCCCTGTGCGTGCCCCGCACCCAGAAGCCCCCAACGAGGGAACTTGCCTGTCTTCTGAAGCATCTGGTTCCGGCTCTGGCAACTCTGGGGAAGAAGGCAGTCCTCAGGGCAAAGAGGATCAGGAAGGAAACAGAGGCGACTATATGCCCATGAACAACTGGGGCTCAGGAAATGGCCGAGGCTCAGGAGGTGGACAGGGTTCGAGTGGCCAAGGCTCCAGTAGCCAGAGCTCAGGAGGAAACCAGTGCTCAGGCAGGGGGCACGGCTCTGGAAGTGGCCAGGGCTCAAGTGGCAGCCAGGGCTCAAGTGGCCAGGGATCCAGGGGCCAAGGTGCAGGAGGAAACCAGTGCTCAGGAGATGGCCAGGGTACCACCGGTGGGCACGGCTCAGGCAGTGGTCAGGGAGCTGGAGGTGGACACGGCTCAGGCCGTGGCCAGGGGCCTGGAGATGGTCATGGCTCAGGTGGTGGCAAGAACTCTGGTGGGGGCAAAGGCTCAGGAAGTGGCAAAGGCTCGGATGGCGATGGTGAACGTGGGAAATCTCTGAAGAAAAGATCCTACTTTGGCAAATTAACTCAGAGCAAGCAACAGCAAATGCCACCACCTCTaccacctccccctccacccccgccaGTTGCAGCAACTGGTGGGAAAGGGAAGTCTGGAGGAAGGTTCCGACTTTATTTCTGTGCCGACAGAGGAGCCACAAAAGAACGCAAAGAAGCCAAAGAAGTTAAAGACACAGAGACCCCAGAAGGTGCAGCTCGGGGTCCTTACAGAGCCAGAGCTTTTGATGAAGATGAGGATGACCCATATGTGCCAATGAGGCCAGGGGTGGCTGCCCCTCTCGCAAGCTCCAGTGATTATATGCCAATGGCTCCTCAAAATGTCTCTTCTTCGAAAAAGCGCCACTCTCGATCACCTTTTGAAGATTCGAGGGGTTACATGATGATGTTTCCCAGAGTGAGCCCACCACCTGCCCCAAGCCCTCCAAAAGTCCCTGATCCTGATAAAGAGGATGACTCAAAGGACAATGACAGTGACAGTGACTACATGTTTATGGCTCCTGGAGCTGGTGCAATTCCAAAAAACCCCAGAAGTCCCCAGGGAGGCTCTTCCTCCAAAAGTTGGAGCTCCTACTTCTCTCTGCCAAATCCTTTTCGGAGCTCCCCGCTGGGACGGAGTGACCACAGTGAGTATGTACCAATGTTACCTGGAAAATTCCTGGGGAAGGGCCTTGACAAAGAAGCCTCATCTACCGGTGGCCCCGAAGATGTAGCTTCAAAGCCTTCAGTTGCGGGGTCATTCTCAAAGCCTAGAGACGGAGGATCACCTTCAAAGCCTTCAGGTGATGGGCCCCCCAAGAACAAGGCTAAGAGACCTAACCGACTTTCTTTtattacaaaaggaaataaaatcaagcCAAAACCAcaaaagcccacacatgagcagAAAGAAGTTGACAGTGCTAGCGACTACGTCAACATTGACTTCCCCAAGAGAGACAGGAATACGCCAGCTCCTCGTATTCAAAGACTGCCAGATTTGTGGGGCATAATTGCCGACCCCAGACAGTTCGCCTTTTCTAATTACGTGAATGTGAAGTTCGGAGTGCCATTTCCAAATCCAGCAAACGACCTCTCAGATCTTTTAAGAGCTATTCCAGGTGCCAACCCCTTCTCTCTGGACGGTGCTAGGTGGCCACTTCCGCCTCTTCCTCCCAGTGCTACAGGTAATGATGCTAATGAGGAAGAAGGTGACTACATTGAAGTGATTTTCAACCCAGCGATGACACCAGCCGTGCCTTTTGCTGACAGTGCCATTCGCTACGATGCTGAAACAGGTCGAATCTACGTGGTCGACCCATTTTCGGAGTGCTGTATGGACATTTCTCTCTCCCCTAGCCGCTGCTCGGAGCCACCACCTGTAGCTAGGCTGCTGTTGGAAGGACAGCTAGAGAGAAGACGCCCTCAAAGCCGCTCGCAAAGTTTCTCTGCATCCGCCAGAGCCGCTGTCTCGGCTTTCCCAACCGACAACCTGGAGAGAGATCTCTCCGCCTCCTTCGCATCGGCGGCGACCGCCGCGCCAGCCTTACCCGTGGGCCGGGCTTTAGCCGCCGCCTCCGCCCTCGTCGCGGCCCCGGGCATCGGCGCAGCGGCTGCGGGCTTGGAGGCCGCTGCTGGATTTGACTCCGCCTCTGCCCGCTGGTTCCAACCTGTTGCGAATGCTGCGGGTGCCGAAGCGGTAAGGGGGCCCCGAGACGCTGCGGGTGGCTCGAACCCTAGAGCCCCAAACCCATCGGCAGACTCTGCCGGAGGTGAGAATGGGGCCGGCGGGGCTGCCGCTGCAGCTGCCGCTCCCCCTCCATCGCCTGGCCGCGGCCGGGTGCGGAGCCCCCTAGAGCGAGACGATTCTGACAACGACGACAAGTACGTGAGGATGGACTTTGCCAGACCTGACAACAAGAAGTTCGACTCTCCCCAAAGAG agtgA